One genomic segment of Schlesneria paludicola DSM 18645 includes these proteins:
- a CDS encoding GDSL-type esterase/lipase family protein, with the protein MKQINLVSLLLAATVLLLGLAPAGAFAQEKSVGLELPATDDGLPGAGPIRRYDWFQNVWKERHEVWSKRVDQDQKSLVFLGDSITQGWGDDLGGSFKGVKVANRGIGGDTTRGMLIRLQTDVLALKPTGVVLLMGTNDLEENAEPEVIAGNLKLILAALKKYDPKLPVILCQVFPSSETAKRPAEKIKALNKLYAAAVKGDAQVTLLETWPLFADEQGNAKVAEFPDLLHPNAAGYAKWAAALKPILATLNYLETTDDDFQPEAGFESLFNGKDFTGWDFRDQKTMEHQAAFDGQVTTTDGRYIAKHGRVVVSTPAEGRRVQQLWTKREFSKDFVLKLEFRATPNADSGVFIRKPQLQCRDYPLAGPYKTLKHYRAQDWNELVVVVKNNVARCTCNDEVLEEALTLPASGPIGLEGDSGQMEYRRIRIKETP; encoded by the coding sequence ATGAAACAGATCAACCTCGTCTCACTGCTGTTGGCTGCCACCGTTCTCCTTTTGGGTCTCGCACCCGCAGGTGCGTTCGCTCAGGAAAAATCGGTCGGTCTCGAATTGCCCGCAACCGATGACGGACTGCCCGGTGCGGGTCCAATCCGTCGATATGACTGGTTTCAGAATGTCTGGAAGGAACGGCACGAGGTCTGGTCGAAGCGTGTCGATCAGGATCAGAAGTCGCTCGTGTTCCTGGGAGATTCGATCACCCAAGGTTGGGGCGATGATCTCGGCGGAAGCTTCAAGGGTGTGAAAGTTGCCAACCGTGGAATTGGTGGCGATACGACTCGCGGAATGCTGATTCGACTGCAAACCGATGTGCTCGCGTTGAAACCAACGGGCGTCGTTCTACTGATGGGAACGAACGACCTCGAAGAGAACGCGGAACCCGAAGTCATTGCAGGAAACCTCAAGCTGATCCTGGCCGCGTTGAAAAAATACGATCCCAAGCTGCCCGTGATTCTGTGTCAGGTCTTCCCAAGTTCCGAAACCGCGAAGCGTCCGGCTGAAAAAATCAAAGCCCTCAACAAGCTGTACGCCGCCGCCGTGAAAGGTGATGCGCAAGTCACACTTCTGGAAACCTGGCCCCTTTTCGCCGACGAGCAAGGCAATGCTAAAGTCGCAGAGTTTCCTGATCTGCTGCATCCGAATGCCGCAGGTTATGCAAAGTGGGCCGCGGCCCTCAAACCGATCCTCGCAACGCTGAATTACCTCGAAACGACCGACGATGATTTTCAGCCGGAAGCCGGGTTTGAGTCGTTGTTCAATGGAAAAGATTTTACGGGATGGGATTTCCGTGATCAAAAAACGATGGAGCACCAGGCCGCATTTGACGGCCAGGTGACGACCACGGATGGTCGGTATATTGCGAAGCATGGTCGCGTGGTTGTCTCGACGCCGGCTGAAGGCCGACGCGTCCAGCAGCTGTGGACCAAGCGTGAGTTCTCAAAAGACTTCGTGTTGAAGCTTGAGTTCCGAGCGACGCCCAACGCCGACAGCGGTGTCTTCATCCGCAAGCCACAATTGCAGTGCCGCGACTATCCTCTGGCCGGACCTTACAAGACGCTGAAGCACTATCGTGCACAGGATTGGAACGAGTTGGTCGTCGTGGTGAAGAACAACGTCGCCCGATGCACCTGCAACGACGAAGTCCTGGAAGAGGCATTGACACTTCCAGCCAGTGGACCCATCGGCCTCGAAGGCGACAGTGGCCAGATGGAATACCGCCGGATTCGCATCAAAGAAACGCCGTAG
- the gltX gene encoding glutamate--tRNA ligase, which translates to MNTPVRTRFAPSPTGYMHIGGMRTALFAWLWARHTGGTFILRIDDTDQERNVEAALGPIFRAFEWLGLTWDEGPKVGGSFEPYYQSQRGHLYQAAVEKLLAAGRAYKDFDPPELIAEDRKEAEAAKRPYVTVRRSLELSDAERQQLEAAGKPFVVRFLIPRDQKIAIDDAVRGHVEWDCSLMPDPVIMRSNGTFLYNFATVVDDAQMQITHIIRAEEHLANTPVQALIHLALENPMPVFAHIPFITAPGSTKKLSKRDVEKLRNSPQLKKMFDRADEVFPQLGIGDSKTLNPVMVEYYEKLGYLPAGILNALSRLGWSLDGSTEFMSLSDVVQNFTLERIVKAPAGFDPEKLQSFQQHWMNQLSIDEKVAGCLPYLQQAKLIPAEIDEQTRTSVGRVITAIADRLRVFSDILDYKEFFISDDELTFDAKPFQQRIRDTAEAVGLLKALREQLVTAEPFDSVSLDKLVHDFVEAQGIKIGQIVHALRVAITGKSVGIGLFDAIAILGRERSLRRIDRALAHV; encoded by the coding sequence ATGAACACTCCCGTTCGAACACGATTTGCTCCCAGTCCCACCGGTTACATGCACATCGGCGGCATGCGCACGGCCCTCTTCGCCTGGTTGTGGGCGCGTCACACGGGGGGAACTTTTATCCTGCGCATCGACGATACCGATCAGGAAAGAAATGTCGAGGCGGCACTTGGTCCGATCTTTCGCGCCTTCGAATGGCTGGGCCTGACATGGGACGAAGGTCCGAAGGTGGGTGGATCGTTTGAGCCGTACTACCAATCACAACGCGGGCATCTCTATCAAGCGGCGGTTGAAAAGTTGCTGGCCGCGGGACGTGCGTACAAGGATTTCGATCCACCAGAACTGATCGCCGAAGATCGGAAAGAAGCCGAAGCGGCGAAGCGTCCGTACGTGACAGTGCGTCGCTCTCTGGAACTGTCGGACGCCGAACGTCAGCAACTGGAAGCTGCTGGAAAGCCGTTCGTCGTGCGGTTTCTGATTCCACGCGATCAGAAAATTGCCATCGACGATGCGGTACGCGGGCATGTCGAATGGGACTGCTCGTTAATGCCTGACCCGGTCATCATGCGCAGCAACGGCACGTTCCTTTACAACTTCGCGACGGTCGTCGACGACGCTCAGATGCAAATCACGCACATCATCCGAGCCGAAGAGCATCTCGCCAACACGCCTGTGCAGGCGTTGATCCATCTGGCGCTCGAGAACCCGATGCCGGTGTTCGCCCATATCCCGTTCATCACAGCGCCTGGTTCGACGAAGAAGCTTTCCAAACGCGATGTCGAAAAGCTGCGCAACAGCCCGCAACTGAAAAAGATGTTTGACCGTGCGGATGAAGTGTTTCCTCAACTGGGGATTGGCGATTCGAAGACATTGAATCCAGTCATGGTTGAGTACTACGAAAAACTGGGCTATCTGCCTGCGGGAATCCTAAACGCGTTGTCACGCCTTGGCTGGTCCCTGGATGGTAGCACAGAATTCATGTCGCTGTCGGACGTCGTTCAGAATTTCACGCTCGAACGAATCGTCAAAGCTCCTGCCGGCTTCGATCCTGAGAAGCTGCAATCGTTTCAGCAACATTGGATGAATCAACTGTCCATCGACGAAAAGGTCGCGGGCTGCTTGCCGTATTTGCAGCAGGCCAAACTGATCCCTGCCGAGATCGACGAGCAAACTCGCACGAGCGTGGGACGCGTCATCACAGCGATCGCTGATCGGTTGCGAGTATTCAGTGACATTCTGGATTACAAAGAGTTTTTCATCTCTGACGATGAGCTGACGTTCGATGCGAAGCCTTTCCAGCAACGCATTCGCGATACGGCGGAAGCGGTCGGCCTGCTCAAGGCGCTGCGCGAACAACTGGTCACTGCCGAGCCGTTTGATTCGGTGTCGCTCGACAAGCTTGTGCATGATTTCGTGGAGGCGCAAGGGATTAAGATTGGGCAAATTGTACATGCCTTACGCGTGGCAATCACTGGGAAATCTGTGGGGATTGGCTTGTTTGATGCGATTGCGATCCTTGGACGTGAACGCTCGTTGCGACGCATTGATCGAGCATTGGCTCACGTGTGA
- a CDS encoding DnaA/Hda family protein, which yields MFEELLASSKSAIQEVDTYLTLDENRLARAAVTRLRHTSDTATSGSITLVYGSAGIGKTHLARWTLQQLRRRHTRLRFAYLTVSALGELLRRADERQSLAELFEQFRTLDVLVCEHLHELGNDSPYQPWFVMLIDALEEGTTQVLLTSRQPAGEIPQLDQKLVSRCHGGLCVQMPPLSLESRVQLLQHWFQEMRLPIIKPFAASAQFLAERLPIPPRDLRQTVMDLTLRHARRPAPIDVAYLERWLAKEDRSPRLSIDSIVNQVAQAFGVDPSELRSRSRQAGLSLPRQCAMLLARELTGRPLDQIGDYFDRSHTTVSHSLSRLKELIPTVPSLRQQVHKLRQQLKQLPREERA from the coding sequence ATGTTCGAAGAGTTGCTCGCGTCGAGCAAGTCGGCCATTCAAGAGGTCGATACATATCTGACTTTGGACGAAAACCGCCTCGCTCGAGCCGCGGTCACGCGGCTCCGTCACACCTCTGACACCGCCACATCCGGATCAATCACCTTGGTCTACGGATCTGCGGGAATCGGCAAAACACACCTCGCTCGCTGGACACTGCAACAACTGCGACGACGCCACACACGCTTGCGATTCGCCTATCTGACTGTCAGTGCACTCGGCGAACTTCTTCGACGGGCCGATGAACGCCAATCACTGGCCGAGTTATTTGAACAGTTCCGTACACTCGATGTGCTGGTCTGTGAACATTTGCACGAACTGGGCAATGATTCACCCTACCAACCCTGGTTCGTCATGCTGATCGATGCACTCGAAGAAGGGACAACACAGGTTCTGCTGACCTCACGTCAGCCTGCGGGCGAAATTCCTCAATTGGACCAGAAACTGGTCAGTCGCTGTCATGGCGGACTGTGTGTCCAGATGCCGCCGCTCAGTCTCGAAAGCCGCGTGCAATTGTTGCAGCACTGGTTCCAAGAGATGCGGCTGCCGATCATCAAACCGTTTGCCGCATCGGCTCAGTTCCTCGCAGAACGCTTACCGATTCCCCCTCGCGATCTGCGTCAAACCGTCATGGATCTGACACTGCGCCATGCCCGTCGACCCGCCCCAATTGATGTGGCCTATCTTGAACGATGGCTTGCAAAAGAAGATCGCTCACCCCGTTTGTCGATCGATTCCATCGTGAACCAGGTTGCCCAGGCGTTCGGGGTTGACCCATCGGAACTCCGTTCGCGATCACGTCAGGCAGGTCTGTCGTTACCCCGCCAGTGCGCCATGCTATTAGCACGCGAATTGACCGGAAGACCACTGGACCAGATCGGCGACTACTTCGATCGTTCGCACACGACCGTCTCGCACAGCCTGTCACGCCTGAAGGAATTGATCCCCACGGTTCCATCACTCAGGCAGCAGGTCCACAAGCTGCGCCAACAGCTCAAGCAGCTCCCTCGCGAAGAACGCGCGTAG